From Centroberyx gerrardi isolate f3 chromosome 10, fCenGer3.hap1.cur.20231027, whole genome shotgun sequence:
tTTGTCATACTTCAGTTAATCACAGATGTCTCATggaagaaaacattttattaaatttttttgATGAGTCATACCTTTATGGTATGAGGCTAAGTACCTTTATGTTTTCAAATCAATATTTGCATATGCACAGGCAGCTGATATGGTATTTCATGATCTGACAAATTACactatgttcacacacacaacctctctttctctcactctcccctttttttctctctttctaacacAGTGCACTTATTTGAAGTAATGTTTGTTAAAATGTTCACTAATGTACTTGTATTATGCTATTTTGCACTTTTAATGATTGCATAGTTGGGAAAACTTATTGTAGTCCTGAGTTCcagaaataaatgtattgaCAAGGTTACCTGGTGTTCTTATTATGCATGATGAGGTGTTAATACTACTTTAGTaaattatgacaaaaaaaaattatatacagtactgtgcaaaagtcttaggcaccctagattttttaatacacattttgtcttagatgtttatttgtcttctgcattagtgtgtcagtagactgctcttcatagtaaatttacatttatttacgtttatttagaaacttttcatttcattatttttgaaagcatctttgctttatggaattgttttttttacatgtgcctaacacttttgcacagtactgtatataaaatatattattgagtagattcaaaataataaaattgtgGCAAGTGACACGTAATATTATTGAATAGACATTTTAGGTTATATCAACTCAAATTTAAGCATATTATTGCTAAATCCAACACATTTTGACAGCTATTTTCATTACCCTTGACTTACTTTTATTGTGTAAATTTTACTTAACTTATTCAATAATTTTTAATCAATGTTGTCGGACTTTAAATCTATTCAATAATATTACGTGTCACTTTGTTGCCACAATTTTATGAAGTTACCATTGATCACATTTTTTATGGTGTACAGAATGCTGAGGTTATGTCCGCATTTCCAGGGACTGGGTACCTCACAGTCTTTAGAAAGGCTTTTTCTCTCATCACAGAATGCATTTTTCAACAGTGCTTATAATGTCTGAATAGGTTGCCCTGTTGAAATGGTAAATTATACAAACGGTAAATAATTATTCAGTATTTGGCTGTTTGACTTCAGACTTGATGTATTTAGTATatgttatatgtatatatgtaggtatgtttaataaataataataataagtaataaatacaacaacaccagaatttaaaaAGTTATGccatttattgatgttaaaatgtacatttagCACATGTCCATGATACGCCTCATGCTCATGAACCTGCTGCCGCTCCAGCCCATCTCCCTGAAGTTCCTGTACTCTCCAGGCCTGAAGTACATCATCCTGCCTCTGTAGTTGGGCTGGTCGTACATCAGCCAGTGGCCGTCCATCACGTTGCAGGACATGCAGTCGTTCATACGGTAACGATCCATGATGTTGTCACAGTCGTCCATCAGCTCATGCATCTGACCACCGAAGTTCTCCCTCTCGTAGATCCTCATCCTGAACTGGCCTCTGTGCTGTTTGAGGAGAATAGGAAAGACATTAGTTCCCAGAATAACATGCCCATGTCTCTGTAAAATGTTGTTGAGGTTGCGTTATACCTACCATGGGAATCATACGGCAAGACCTGATGCCACCCTGCCATCCCCACATGCTCATGTAGTCGGCGTACTCTCCCCTCCTCATGAAGTACTGGTTTCCCATGTAGTTGGTGCGGTCGTACACCATGAAGCAGCCGCTCTCCACCCTGCAGGAGTGGCACCTGCTCAGGTAGGAGGACATGTCAGCGCAGTCGCTCATGCACTCATAGTGACGGCCCTGGAAGTTCCTGTCCTCGTAGAAGATAACCTGAAAAGGAACATCAATGGGTGTTTATCATGACAGCAGTCAGTTCCATCACATATCTATTAATACTGTGTCAATCAATGTCAGTTAACTTTAATGTGTAATATCCAtgcaatattatatatatatatatttttttttttaccttgcccatgttgatggtggtggtggtttcTCAGATCTGAGAGAGCTGTTGGTGAACTGATGTCCTGCCTGTTTTAACCCCTTACTTTTATACCTGACCAGACCCAAAGACTGTGTGCCCCTCTATTGTTAAAACTCCTGACGCAGCAACATAGAAGCGTATGGAGTGTTGAGTTGCTTACTCATATTCCAACAGGGTCACATCCTTTGAATAGAATTGTCCTTTGGCAAGAATGGACTTTAAATAATGGATATTCATCTCTGGTTTAGCAGTTTTTAGAGGTTAGCTGTAATGTTCAatgtatataaaataaatgtaggtTTCTTGTAACTGTTTAAATGAAATGCTGCCTGAAGCTGCACAATACTTCTATTCAGTTTATTACTGGGCTAGCTGAAATCCACAGGCAGCACACTATGATTACTTAAATTGTAGCCTGATTTATGGATTTAACTTACTTTTTAATACCGCTTTTACTTGTTGaattaaattatgttttattcaAAAAGGAGTGGGAGCCTTTCAGATATTTTCTAAATTTGACTCTAGAAACTCAGATTTAATTACATTACTATGTATGCTGAAGGTGTCTAGAACTGCCATTGTACTGTAGGCTATTAACACCCTTGTCAACACATACACAAGACACTTATTTCAAATACAAAGTACTGTGTGGAGTAATCAAGTTAAAGCCACAGGTACTCATGATTACACTAATTTCAATGTATGAGCTATAAAATTACGTTTACCTCTAAATATCGATATCCAAAAATGTGTGATTTCTCAAGCAAATTGTGCACTACTCAGTactggaaaacaacaaaatcaatagGGGTCAATGATGATAACATTTTACCACTAGGAGTAACAAAATATTCAGTGGCCAAAGgggttcattcatttttaacagGATCACTTTTTAGACTTGCTCATTCTTCCCCTGCCCTGCTTTtcggggggagagggggggggacaggTACAGGGATCTGAAGTGGAGAGCTTCCTTTCACGAGGTTGCTTCTCTAGACACCACTACACTAGAGACTCCATTTTACACTATGAGACTTCCAAGAAGGCTCATgttgctttcattttcacaattaAATGCATCCAAGTCAAAGGAATTTCATAAGTGTATCTGTCTATAAGACATTTCACTCTCCCAGAAATGTTATTCATTAGATTTAACTTTCTATTTTAACAACAACAGGTTAGTAGCATGCTTGCTCTGGCTGCTCTTAGCATGCTGATATGTTGGCTTGTTAGCTTTTGGTTGTTTGTAGCATGCTAGTTGATATATTGTTGTAGCATAGTTGCTCTGGCTGAAAGAAAGGATATCAGCTGAggttaaaaatatttttttatttattcattttaatagGGACATATACAGTGTGCATACAGCATTGTAGAACAATTTTCCAATGTAATGCATCACAGCATTTATAGC
This genomic window contains:
- the LOC139927450 gene encoding gamma-crystallin M3-like, yielding MGKVIFYEDRNFQGRHYECMSDCADMSSYLSRCHSCRVESGCFMVYDRTNYMGNQYFMRRGEYADYMSMWGWQGGIRSCRMIPMHRGQFRMRIYERENFGGQMHELMDDCDNIMDRYRMNDCMSCNVMDGHWLMYDQPNYRGRMMYFRPGEYRNFREMGWSGSRFMSMRRIMDMC